The Henckelia pumila isolate YLH828 chromosome 2, ASM3356847v2, whole genome shotgun sequence genome includes a window with the following:
- the LOC140883899 gene encoding putative glutamine amidotransferase GAT1_2.1 translates to MVPDLSVILPRVLIVSRRTVRKNKFVDFVGEYHLDLIVSYGAAPVIVPRVNGVHMLLDSFEPIHGVLLCEGEDIDPSLYDAELSGFSHEELEEIKRLHASDTAIDREKDSIELRLAKLCLERNIPYLGICRGSQVLNVACGGTLYQDIERELSKKGEKDQVVVHMNYEDYDGHRHVVKVVENTPLHRWFQGSLDAELMEVSVNSYHHQGVKRLAQRFVPMAFSPDGLIEGFYDPDAYNPEEGKFIMGLQFHPERMRNQETDAFDYPGCAAAYQEFVRAVVAYQKKLSDSTSVAKNMKLAQELETKRKKIIRSFSIARNMYTAGNGKTDSNQDSELEEGAQFLEANTALSLQQENRLKQMGATVRNSRVYINRLKMSDEREKNTRAMVGKMSIEQLSDMVSFYRRMGQMCSEVLEWKIKERMVQEVSQL, encoded by the exons ATGGTTCCAGATCTTTCAGTGATCCTCCCTAGGGTTCTTATCGTTTCTCGACGAACGGTTCGCAAGAACAAATTCGTAGATTTCGTGG GTGAGTACCATTTAGATCTGATAGTGAGTTACGGGGCTGCGCCGGTGATCGTTCCGCGAGTCAATGGAGTTCACATGTTGCTGGACAGCTTCGAGCCAATCCATGGTGTGCTCCTCTGTGAAGGAGAAGACATAGATCCGTCCCTCTACGACGCTGAGTTATCCGGTTTTTCCCACGAAGAACTCGAGGAGATCAAGCGACTACACGCGAGTGACACGGCCATTGATCGCGAGAAGGATTCGATCGAGCTAAGACTAGCAAAGCTCTGCCTAGAAAGAAACATACCCTACTTAGGCATATGCAGAGGTTCACAGGTTCTGAACGTGGCATGTGGAGGCACCCTTTATCAAGATATCGAAAGGGAACTGTCGAAAAAGGGCGAAAAAGATCAGGTGGTTGTTCACATGAACTACGAGGATTATGACGGGCACAGGCACGTAGTGAAAGTCGTGGAGAACACGCCGTTGCACAGATGGTTTCAGGGTTCGTTAGACGCGGAGCTAATGGAGGTGTCAGTCAATAGTTATCACCATCAAGGGGTGAAGAGATTGGCTCAGAGATTTGTGCCAATGGCTTTCTCACCAGATGGTTTGATTGAAGGGTTTTATGATCCTGATGCATATAACCCTGAGGAGGGGAAGTTCATAATGGGGCTCCAGTTTCATCCCGAACGGATGCGGAATCAAGAAACCGATGCTTTCGACTATCCAGGATGTGCTGCTGCATACCAA GAGTTTGTTAGAGCTGTGGTAGCTTATCAGAAGAAACTAAGTGACTCAACTAGTGTGGCAAAGAACATGAAGCTTGCTCAAGAATTGGAGACGAAAAGGAAGAAGATCATTCGTAGTTTCTCGATCGCGAGAAACATGTACACCGCAGGAAATGGGAAGACTGATTCAAATCAAGATTCTGAACTTGAAGAAGGAGCTCAGTTTCTTGAG GCTAATACTGCATTGAGTCTGCAGCAAGAAAACAGACTTAAGCAGATGGGAGCCACAGTGAGGAACTCGAGGGTCTACATAAACAGATTGAAGATGAGCGACGAAAGGGAGAAGAACACGAGGGCCATGGTTGGGAAAATGTCCATCGAGCAATTATCGGACATGGTTTCGTTTTACCGCAGGATGGGGCAGATGTGCTCTGAGGTATTGGAGTGGAAAATTAAAGAAAGGATGGTGCAAGAAGTGTCTCAGCTGTGA